One Nicotiana sylvestris chromosome 12, ASM39365v2, whole genome shotgun sequence genomic window carries:
- the LOC104216410 gene encoding small ribosomal subunit protein uS12, producing the protein MGKTRGMGAGRKLKSHRRRQRWADKSYKKSHLGNEWKKPFAGSSHAKGIVLEKIGIEAKQPNSAIRKCARVQLIKNGKKIAAFVPNDGCLNYIEENDEVLIAGFGRKGHAVGDIPGVRFKVVKVSGVSLLALFKEKKEKPRS; encoded by the exons GAAGACACGTGGTATGGGAGCTGGACGCAAGCTGAAGTCCCACCGCAGGAGGCAAAGGTGGGCTGATAAGTCCTACAAGAAATCCCATCTTGGGAATGAATGGAAGAAGCCATTTGCTGGGTCATCCCATGCCAAAGGCATTGTGCTTGAGAAGAT AGGTATTGAAGCTAAGCAGCCAAACTCTGCTATTCGTAAATGTGCTAGGGTTCAACTCATAAAAAACGGGAAGAAGATTGCAGCTTTCGTCCCCAATGATGGTTGTTTGAACTACATTGAAGAAAAT GATGAGGTGTTGATCGCTGGATTTGGTCGTAAAGGACATGCCGTGGGAGATATTCCTGGTGTTAGGTTCAAGGTTGTGAAGGTTTCTGGTGTCTCTCTGCTGGCTCTATTCAAGGAGAAGAAAGAGAAACCTAGATCTTAG